From one Ctenopharyngodon idella isolate HZGC_01 chromosome 15, HZGC01, whole genome shotgun sequence genomic stretch:
- the chordc1a gene encoding cysteine and histidine-rich domain-containing protein 1a, protein MSVLCYNKGCGQRFDPETNPEDACTYHPGVPVFHDALKGWSCCKRRTTDFSDFLSIAGCTKGPHNNEKPLEPVKPDVKVSGEKKELEDLKPKFNEYVIQAPKPLEFIQRPSTDEPLVELQRKVAPSLNQALEKLRLADASQVEEKDEEGSEVKIGTACKNGGCSKTYNGPKTDEGTCLYHPGVPIFHEGMKYWSCCKRKTSDFNSFLSQEGCNKGSHQWRKDTGKKVAPCRFDWHQTGSQVTMSIYAKNSNPELCSVEANSISLKIHLIFEGEKEFELKMSLWGVIDISKSVVNMMASKVEVVMKKAEPITWARLDLPPPMPQPTNKKKENQDEEKMIA, encoded by the exons ATGTCTGTTCTGTGTTATAATAAAGGCTGCGGGCAGCGATTTGATCCAGAAACCAACCCGGAGG ATGCGTGTACATACCATCCTGGAGTTCCTGTGTTCCATGATGCTCTGAAG GGTTGGTCGTGTTGTAAGAGACGGACAACAGACTTCTCAGATTTTCTCAGTATTGCG GGCTGCACTAAAGGTCCTCATAACAACGAGAAGCCGCTTGAACCCGTGAAACCGGACGTGAAGGTCTCAGGAGAGAAGAAAGAGCTGGAGGATCTGAAACCAAAGTTTAATGAGTATGTCATCCAGGCCCCCAAACCACTGGAGTTCATCCAGAGACCCAG CACTGATGAGCCGCTGGTGGAGCTGCAGAGGAAAGTCGCCCCGTCTCTGAACCAGGCGCTCGAGAAGCTCAGACTCGCAGATGCAAGTCAGGTTGAAGAAAAAG ATGAGGAAGGAAGTGAGGTCAAAATTGGGACTGCATGTAAAAACGGAGGCTGCTCGAAG ACATACAACGGACCAAAGACTGATGAAGGAACGTGTTTATATCATCCTGGAGTGCCCATCTTCCACGAGGG GATGAAGTACTGGAGCTGCTGTAAGAGGAAGACGTCTGATTTTAACTCCTTCCTGTCTCAGGAGGGCTGTAATAAAGGGTCACACCAGTGGAGGAAAGACACG GGTAAGAAAGTGGCTCCATGTCGATTTGATTGGCACCAGACAGGAAGTCAGGTGACCATGTCTATCTATGCAAAGAACTCTAATCCTGAGCTCTGTTCCGTGGAAGCCAACAGCATCTCG CTGAAAATCCATCTGATCTTTGAGGGAGAAAAAGAGTTTGAGCTGAAGATGAGCCTGTGGGGG GTGATTGACATCAGTAAGAGTGTCGTTAACATGATGGCCTCCAAAGTGGAGGTAGTCATGAAGAAGGCGGAGCCTATTACCTGGGCGCGGCTGGACCTGCCCCCTCCAATGCCTCAACCGACCAATAAGAAGAAAGAGAATCAAGATGAAGAGAAAATGATCGCTTAA
- the nlrc3l gene encoding NACHT, LRR and PYD domains-containing protein 3 isoform X1: MSNFGEYSDSEVDRIMTGRPPSSYGSMHSDDDEDDDDDFKEPPQKQTETRLRLYRSESPETAITERTHTHQSSIYQDGPFLRQQSITHKEESFPTRYDRESMNLEQSELQSEVRTERAINEEPNDRDMEELHEIDLPEQQNESAAMEVREERTKEPDYDYDEIVLYFDEPKEPPPHPPPGSGLRFQHTHSSLTLRHVLTAMVNSLSRLHPADISYYKRSLSSHCRFRKNYPMIADLNDPLDLADKMIEVCGMGEALYLTVRNLQNIGKDDMAKILKKTCRRALLQYDLKIAHDRRYYSLYEGRCRPGQQRYISDVYVEPVTVIKGTREPINLENEVRRIPYTIQETEIRAADIFCPLPNDPKPIRTVMMTGIPACGLTVAVNKVIIDWMEGKTNQDFQFVFPLPAKELHHAKGGDLSFLETLSSYFAEAENIGFIEKEDCLSLFIIDALELCRHKLDFENNEIVTSARKKAPLDALLTSLIKGTLLPNARVWITSHVTAAYRIPPNLIDRFVELRGFTDDKKEEYFTKRTTDPELGRKVFNHMKRSKALEIICHLPLFSWMVAFIFERAFRDPEYGKHPPGITAFYSQYIVVQMNRSFEKYRGCSVEAQKWRDDDKTFIEMMGKMAYRMIQDGRDWFTVEDLISVNLTYEDLRSRDELTTEVKRASEDNRTWVFKFVHVTIQEYMACHVCICGI; this comes from the exons ATGAGTAATTTTGGTGAATATAGTGATTCTGAAGTGGATAG GATCATGACGGGCCGGCCGCCCAGCAGTTATGGCTCCATGCatagtgatgatgatgaagatgatgatgatgactttAAAGAACCTCcgcaaaaacaaacagaaacaag GCTCAGGCTTTACCGCTCCGAATCACCAGAGACTGCGATTACcgaacggacacatacacaccagTCCAGCATCTACCAAGACGGACCGTTCCTGAGACAACAGTCAATCACGCACAAAGAAGAATCCTTTCCTACCCGATATGA CAGAGAGTCCATGAACCTGGAGCAATCTGAGCTGCAGAGCGAAGTAAGGACAGAGAGAGCGATAAATGAAGAGCCGAATGACAGAGACATGGAGGAGCTGCATGAGATAGACCTGCCGGAGCAGCAGAATGAAAGTGCTGCAATGGAGGTGCGGGAGGAGCGGACAAAGGAGCCGgattatgattatgatgaaattgttttatattttgatgaACCGAAGGAGCCTCCGCCGCATCCTCCACCGGGCTCTGGTCTGCGGTTTCAACACACTCACAGCTCCCTCACCCTGCGCCACGTGTTAACG GCCATGGTGAACAGTCTTAGTCGGCTCCATCCAGCAGATATTTCCTATTATAAGCGTAGTCTAAGCTCTCACTGCAGATTCAGGAAGAACTACCCGATGATAGCGGATCTTAATGACCCGCTGGATTTGGCTGATAAAATGATTGAGGTCTGTGGGATGGGAGAGGCTCTGTATCTCACCGTACGAAACCTCCAAAACATCGGAAAGGATGATATGGCCAAAATCCTGAAGAAGACCTGTAGAAGAG CCTTGTTACAGTATGATCTGAAAATAGCCCACGACAGGCGCTATTACTCTCTTTACGAGGGCCGTTGTCGTCCAGGTCAGCAGCGCTATATCAGTGATGTCTACGTCGAGCCTGTAACAGTCATCAAAGGCACCAGAGAGCCTATCAACCTTGAGAATGAGGTACGACGGATACCGTATACGATCCAGGAGACCGAAATCAGGGCTGCCGACATCTTCTGCCCCCTTCCTAATGATCCAAAACCAATCCGTACGGTCATGATGACGGGAATTCCTGCTTGTGGTCTAACTGTGGCCGTAAATAAGGTCAtcattgattggatggaggGAAAAACCAATCAGGATTTTCAGTTTGTGTTCCCACTTCCGGCGAAGGAGTTGCACCATGCAAAAGGTGGAGATCTGAGCTTCCTAGAGACGCTCTCAAGCTATTTCGCCGAAGCTGAAAACATCGGATTCATTGAGAAGGAAGATTGCTTGAGTCTCTTCATTATTGATGCTTTAGAACTTTGCCGTCATAAACTGGACTTCGAAAACAATGAAATTGTAACAAGTGCCAGGAAGAAAGCACCACTAGACGCCCTTCTCACCAGCCTAATCAAAGGCACGTTGCTTCCTAATGCCCGAGTTTGGATCACCAGTCACGTCACTGCCGCCTACCGAATTCCTCCAAATTTGATCGACAGGTTTGTAGAGTTGAGAGGATTCACAGACGACAAAAAGGAAGAGTACTTTACCAAGAGAACCACTGATCCCGAGCTCGGTAGGAAGGTTTTCAACCACATGAAACGCTCCAAAGCTCTTGAAATCATCTGCCACCTTCCTCTCTTCAGCTGGATGGTGGCGTTTATCTTCGAACGAGCATTTCGAGATCCCGAGTACGGCAAACACCCACCTGGCATCACTGCGTTTTATTCGCAGTACATCGTCGTCCAAATGAACCGCTCCTTTGAGAAGTATCGTGGCTGTAGCGTGGAGGCGCAAAAGTGGAGGGATGATGATAAGACGTTTATAGAGATGATGGGGAAAATGGCGTATCGGATGATTCAGGATGGACGGGACTGGTTTACCGTGGAAGATTTGATCTCCGTTAACCTGACCTACGAAGATTTGCGCTCTCGGGATGAATTAACCACCGAAGTCAAGCGGGCGAGCGAAGACAATCGGACGTGGGTCTTCAAGTTTGTCCACGTTACCATCCAGGAGTACATGGCCTGCCATGTATGTATATGTGGCATTTAG
- the nlrc3l gene encoding NACHT, LRR and PYD domains-containing protein 3 isoform X2, which translates to MSNFGEYSDSEVDRIMTGRPPSSYGSMHSDDDEDDDDDFKEPPQKQTETRLRLYRSESPETAITERTHTHQSSIYQDGPFLRQQSITHKEESFPTRYEESMNLEQSELQSEVRTERAINEEPNDRDMEELHEIDLPEQQNESAAMEVREERTKEPDYDYDEIVLYFDEPKEPPPHPPPGSGLRFQHTHSSLTLRHVLTAMVNSLSRLHPADISYYKRSLSSHCRFRKNYPMIADLNDPLDLADKMIEVCGMGEALYLTVRNLQNIGKDDMAKILKKTCRRALLQYDLKIAHDRRYYSLYEGRCRPGQQRYISDVYVEPVTVIKGTREPINLENEVRRIPYTIQETEIRAADIFCPLPNDPKPIRTVMMTGIPACGLTVAVNKVIIDWMEGKTNQDFQFVFPLPAKELHHAKGGDLSFLETLSSYFAEAENIGFIEKEDCLSLFIIDALELCRHKLDFENNEIVTSARKKAPLDALLTSLIKGTLLPNARVWITSHVTAAYRIPPNLIDRFVELRGFTDDKKEEYFTKRTTDPELGRKVFNHMKRSKALEIICHLPLFSWMVAFIFERAFRDPEYGKHPPGITAFYSQYIVVQMNRSFEKYRGCSVEAQKWRDDDKTFIEMMGKMAYRMIQDGRDWFTVEDLISVNLTYEDLRSRDELTTEVKRASEDNRTWVFKFVHVTIQEYMACHVCICGI; encoded by the exons ATGAGTAATTTTGGTGAATATAGTGATTCTGAAGTGGATAG GATCATGACGGGCCGGCCGCCCAGCAGTTATGGCTCCATGCatagtgatgatgatgaagatgatgatgatgactttAAAGAACCTCcgcaaaaacaaacagaaacaag GCTCAGGCTTTACCGCTCCGAATCACCAGAGACTGCGATTACcgaacggacacatacacaccagTCCAGCATCTACCAAGACGGACCGTTCCTGAGACAACAGTCAATCACGCACAAAGAAGAATCCTTTCCTACCCGATATGA AGAGTCCATGAACCTGGAGCAATCTGAGCTGCAGAGCGAAGTAAGGACAGAGAGAGCGATAAATGAAGAGCCGAATGACAGAGACATGGAGGAGCTGCATGAGATAGACCTGCCGGAGCAGCAGAATGAAAGTGCTGCAATGGAGGTGCGGGAGGAGCGGACAAAGGAGCCGgattatgattatgatgaaattgttttatattttgatgaACCGAAGGAGCCTCCGCCGCATCCTCCACCGGGCTCTGGTCTGCGGTTTCAACACACTCACAGCTCCCTCACCCTGCGCCACGTGTTAACG GCCATGGTGAACAGTCTTAGTCGGCTCCATCCAGCAGATATTTCCTATTATAAGCGTAGTCTAAGCTCTCACTGCAGATTCAGGAAGAACTACCCGATGATAGCGGATCTTAATGACCCGCTGGATTTGGCTGATAAAATGATTGAGGTCTGTGGGATGGGAGAGGCTCTGTATCTCACCGTACGAAACCTCCAAAACATCGGAAAGGATGATATGGCCAAAATCCTGAAGAAGACCTGTAGAAGAG CCTTGTTACAGTATGATCTGAAAATAGCCCACGACAGGCGCTATTACTCTCTTTACGAGGGCCGTTGTCGTCCAGGTCAGCAGCGCTATATCAGTGATGTCTACGTCGAGCCTGTAACAGTCATCAAAGGCACCAGAGAGCCTATCAACCTTGAGAATGAGGTACGACGGATACCGTATACGATCCAGGAGACCGAAATCAGGGCTGCCGACATCTTCTGCCCCCTTCCTAATGATCCAAAACCAATCCGTACGGTCATGATGACGGGAATTCCTGCTTGTGGTCTAACTGTGGCCGTAAATAAGGTCAtcattgattggatggaggGAAAAACCAATCAGGATTTTCAGTTTGTGTTCCCACTTCCGGCGAAGGAGTTGCACCATGCAAAAGGTGGAGATCTGAGCTTCCTAGAGACGCTCTCAAGCTATTTCGCCGAAGCTGAAAACATCGGATTCATTGAGAAGGAAGATTGCTTGAGTCTCTTCATTATTGATGCTTTAGAACTTTGCCGTCATAAACTGGACTTCGAAAACAATGAAATTGTAACAAGTGCCAGGAAGAAAGCACCACTAGACGCCCTTCTCACCAGCCTAATCAAAGGCACGTTGCTTCCTAATGCCCGAGTTTGGATCACCAGTCACGTCACTGCCGCCTACCGAATTCCTCCAAATTTGATCGACAGGTTTGTAGAGTTGAGAGGATTCACAGACGACAAAAAGGAAGAGTACTTTACCAAGAGAACCACTGATCCCGAGCTCGGTAGGAAGGTTTTCAACCACATGAAACGCTCCAAAGCTCTTGAAATCATCTGCCACCTTCCTCTCTTCAGCTGGATGGTGGCGTTTATCTTCGAACGAGCATTTCGAGATCCCGAGTACGGCAAACACCCACCTGGCATCACTGCGTTTTATTCGCAGTACATCGTCGTCCAAATGAACCGCTCCTTTGAGAAGTATCGTGGCTGTAGCGTGGAGGCGCAAAAGTGGAGGGATGATGATAAGACGTTTATAGAGATGATGGGGAAAATGGCGTATCGGATGATTCAGGATGGACGGGACTGGTTTACCGTGGAAGATTTGATCTCCGTTAACCTGACCTACGAAGATTTGCGCTCTCGGGATGAATTAACCACCGAAGTCAAGCGGGCGAGCGAAGACAATCGGACGTGGGTCTTCAAGTTTGTCCACGTTACCATCCAGGAGTACATGGCCTGCCATGTATGTATATGTGGCATTTAG
- the nlrc3l gene encoding NACHT, LRR and PYD domains-containing protein 1 homolog isoform X3: MTGRPPSSYGSMHSDDDEDDDDDFKEPPQKQTETRLRLYRSESPETAITERTHTHQSSIYQDGPFLRQQSITHKEESFPTRYDRESMNLEQSELQSEVRTERAINEEPNDRDMEELHEIDLPEQQNESAAMEVREERTKEPDYDYDEIVLYFDEPKEPPPHPPPGSGLRFQHTHSSLTLRHVLTAMVNSLSRLHPADISYYKRSLSSHCRFRKNYPMIADLNDPLDLADKMIEVCGMGEALYLTVRNLQNIGKDDMAKILKKTCRRALLQYDLKIAHDRRYYSLYEGRCRPGQQRYISDVYVEPVTVIKGTREPINLENEVRRIPYTIQETEIRAADIFCPLPNDPKPIRTVMMTGIPACGLTVAVNKVIIDWMEGKTNQDFQFVFPLPAKELHHAKGGDLSFLETLSSYFAEAENIGFIEKEDCLSLFIIDALELCRHKLDFENNEIVTSARKKAPLDALLTSLIKGTLLPNARVWITSHVTAAYRIPPNLIDRFVELRGFTDDKKEEYFTKRTTDPELGRKVFNHMKRSKALEIICHLPLFSWMVAFIFERAFRDPEYGKHPPGITAFYSQYIVVQMNRSFEKYRGCSVEAQKWRDDDKTFIEMMGKMAYRMIQDGRDWFTVEDLISVNLTYEDLRSRDELTTEVKRASEDNRTWVFKFVHVTIQEYMACHVCICGI, encoded by the exons ATGACGGGCCGGCCGCCCAGCAGTTATGGCTCCATGCatagtgatgatgatgaagatgatgatgatgactttAAAGAACCTCcgcaaaaacaaacagaaacaag GCTCAGGCTTTACCGCTCCGAATCACCAGAGACTGCGATTACcgaacggacacatacacaccagTCCAGCATCTACCAAGACGGACCGTTCCTGAGACAACAGTCAATCACGCACAAAGAAGAATCCTTTCCTACCCGATATGA CAGAGAGTCCATGAACCTGGAGCAATCTGAGCTGCAGAGCGAAGTAAGGACAGAGAGAGCGATAAATGAAGAGCCGAATGACAGAGACATGGAGGAGCTGCATGAGATAGACCTGCCGGAGCAGCAGAATGAAAGTGCTGCAATGGAGGTGCGGGAGGAGCGGACAAAGGAGCCGgattatgattatgatgaaattgttttatattttgatgaACCGAAGGAGCCTCCGCCGCATCCTCCACCGGGCTCTGGTCTGCGGTTTCAACACACTCACAGCTCCCTCACCCTGCGCCACGTGTTAACG GCCATGGTGAACAGTCTTAGTCGGCTCCATCCAGCAGATATTTCCTATTATAAGCGTAGTCTAAGCTCTCACTGCAGATTCAGGAAGAACTACCCGATGATAGCGGATCTTAATGACCCGCTGGATTTGGCTGATAAAATGATTGAGGTCTGTGGGATGGGAGAGGCTCTGTATCTCACCGTACGAAACCTCCAAAACATCGGAAAGGATGATATGGCCAAAATCCTGAAGAAGACCTGTAGAAGAG CCTTGTTACAGTATGATCTGAAAATAGCCCACGACAGGCGCTATTACTCTCTTTACGAGGGCCGTTGTCGTCCAGGTCAGCAGCGCTATATCAGTGATGTCTACGTCGAGCCTGTAACAGTCATCAAAGGCACCAGAGAGCCTATCAACCTTGAGAATGAGGTACGACGGATACCGTATACGATCCAGGAGACCGAAATCAGGGCTGCCGACATCTTCTGCCCCCTTCCTAATGATCCAAAACCAATCCGTACGGTCATGATGACGGGAATTCCTGCTTGTGGTCTAACTGTGGCCGTAAATAAGGTCAtcattgattggatggaggGAAAAACCAATCAGGATTTTCAGTTTGTGTTCCCACTTCCGGCGAAGGAGTTGCACCATGCAAAAGGTGGAGATCTGAGCTTCCTAGAGACGCTCTCAAGCTATTTCGCCGAAGCTGAAAACATCGGATTCATTGAGAAGGAAGATTGCTTGAGTCTCTTCATTATTGATGCTTTAGAACTTTGCCGTCATAAACTGGACTTCGAAAACAATGAAATTGTAACAAGTGCCAGGAAGAAAGCACCACTAGACGCCCTTCTCACCAGCCTAATCAAAGGCACGTTGCTTCCTAATGCCCGAGTTTGGATCACCAGTCACGTCACTGCCGCCTACCGAATTCCTCCAAATTTGATCGACAGGTTTGTAGAGTTGAGAGGATTCACAGACGACAAAAAGGAAGAGTACTTTACCAAGAGAACCACTGATCCCGAGCTCGGTAGGAAGGTTTTCAACCACATGAAACGCTCCAAAGCTCTTGAAATCATCTGCCACCTTCCTCTCTTCAGCTGGATGGTGGCGTTTATCTTCGAACGAGCATTTCGAGATCCCGAGTACGGCAAACACCCACCTGGCATCACTGCGTTTTATTCGCAGTACATCGTCGTCCAAATGAACCGCTCCTTTGAGAAGTATCGTGGCTGTAGCGTGGAGGCGCAAAAGTGGAGGGATGATGATAAGACGTTTATAGAGATGATGGGGAAAATGGCGTATCGGATGATTCAGGATGGACGGGACTGGTTTACCGTGGAAGATTTGATCTCCGTTAACCTGACCTACGAAGATTTGCGCTCTCGGGATGAATTAACCACCGAAGTCAAGCGGGCGAGCGAAGACAATCGGACGTGGGTCTTCAAGTTTGTCCACGTTACCATCCAGGAGTACATGGCCTGCCATGTATGTATATGTGGCATTTAG